A genomic region of Anopheles coustani chromosome 3, idAnoCousDA_361_x.2, whole genome shotgun sequence contains the following coding sequences:
- the LOC131260342 gene encoding immunoglobulin superfamily member 10-like produces MLARGGFVIVTLVILIADGYWVEGRAVPHHRRRGEGVTRLHNVTLNNATLVPAMAAGGELVLHGYRIERFGKDMFDLLSRTASLTLRKGSIPNVFFYSHTLDSFQIDSTGLETFDLDPFELPNLRILQITRNSLELITPRISYLTGLRSLDLSQNRLTHVKLSLFEPMRQLRDLDLSVNRIVRIAATENPEQPLTVRNLWISYNRLELFDEFPEAFPSLETMRLHGNDWSCPWVDWARGEIMRKGITVFGADYDCSGDRRGGLCCYDGLRTTTETGQPVDAPTLIIENEPNGTIGVKFGEVEIFY; encoded by the exons ATGTTGGCACGCGGAGGGTTCGTGAT AGTGACGTTGGTGATCCTTATCGCCGATGGATACTGGGTAGAAGGGCGAGCTGTTCCACACCATCGTCGCCGAGGTGAAGGTGTCACCCGGCTGCACAATGTGACGCTCAACAACGCCACCCTGGTTCCGGCGATGGCCGCCGGAGGTGAGCTGGTCCTGCATGGCTACCGGATCGAACGTTTCGGCAAGGACATGTTCGACCTACTGTCACGCACGGCCAGCCTCACACTGCGCAAGGGGTCGATCCCGAACGTGTTCTTCTACTCGCACACGCTCGACTCGTTCCAGATCGATTCCACCGGTCTGGAGACCTTCGATTTGGACCCATTCGAGTTGCCAAACCTGCGCATCCTGCAGATCACGCGAAACTCACTCGAGCTGATCACCCCAAGAATCTCGTACCTGACCGGACTGCGTTCACTCGATCTCTCCCAGAACCGTCTCACCCACGTCAAGCTGAGCCTCTTCGAACCGATGCGACAACTGCGCGATCTCGATCTGTCCGTCAATCGCATCGTCCGAATTGCAGCCACCGAAAACCCCGAACAACCACTAACCGTTCGCAATCTTTGGATAAGCTACAACCGGTTGGAGTTGTTCGACGAATTTCCCGAGGCTTTTCCGTCGCTCGAAACTATGCGTTTGCACGGCAACGACTGGAGTTGCCCGTGGGTGGATTGGGCACGAGGTGAGATCATGCGAAAAGGAATCACGGTGTTTGGAGCGGATTACGATTGCAGCGGGGACCGCCGGGGAGGACTATGCTGCTACGACGGACTCAGAACGACGACGGAGACCGGACAACCCGTGGACGCTCCGACGCTGATAATTGAGAACGAACCCAACGGCACCATCGGGGTTAAGTTTGGAGAAGTGGAAATATTTTACTGA